From Diadema setosum chromosome 5, eeDiaSeto1, whole genome shotgun sequence, the proteins below share one genomic window:
- the LOC140229097 gene encoding uncharacterized protein has protein sequence MTQLPTLCMVNYDQEEPPGFRYRLPGDLGGPRRSGNGTSPRQALSLPNSPRYATPTVQRSHTSGFPIPKKRFLTSKDDSYATLNHDSSMHPIAYRDQQKSRSQEALPLLQTLPEHFDNSRTPHNSRAEPGSRHREQELLPLVPASYALPPLKTMGETSLTANAELLADPQWNECLKAWVSGTQGSAFAYISFAGAFSLHDRGLCDCRPEFEDAPVYPCPRFYAHWHRDPNAKTKVKEVKKKDLKKPEFWTWKGRTPISVPQSRPRRKVTPVLWENLTPSDPSPVVESSLLMPTPVPSSQQEENSDYGSLSTGKQTTPSKEFDKQSVISASTVKTPVDLLRLPSPPYTATTVDWEEVMSWGGGDGQFEEDEDGNLLLPGEVSSSGLTQLHFTVDFVEILQPEVYGEALSLDANQMSSVGSYSGLEVTFDPPLKIEEPWVPEVQDIDRIDLHSPPPSPIPAPKVPTPPPPREPTPPPPKSPTPPPPKSPTPPPKSPTPPPSQPKPAPKRKPIVKKKKAPAPPKPPKCPSPKPPTPKPPTPKEPTPKPPTPSPSPVKEPTPPPPPPKIKLELSAFSCVLSPPAFFPTPEPTPEPTPEPEPAIPTPAPPTPTPTPPPKEPTPEPEKVPLPPAEKDPEFLAEMERQRLAELRRQKALEAFESLKKKFVMPEKAVPEELSFKEYGWLAQFCILKEEKVRMYQMAFSTVDEDEDGFLSPFETLLALKGITGASTLTEKEEAYVLRVLELADYNLHHGTDFRLFSLMAALYQKISSIDVFVRNVIAKMDLETLDWKIFRAKELFNWCLDETTRQLKMDKLLIELKAGGVSLEHQQECEDILGPKGPMDMLDFLTYLPLFILTHDSVVKNPLDMTMDK, from the exons ACCGGGAGACTTGGGGGGACCTCGACGGTCGGGTAACGGTACCTCTCCGAGACAGGCTCTATCGTTGCCCAACTCACCGAGATATGCCACACCAACTGTCCAACGATCTCACACAAGTGGCTTTCCAATACCAAAGAAGAGATTCTTGACGTCGAAAGATGACTCTTATGCAACTCTT AATCATGACAGCTCCATGCACCCGATTGCCTACAGGGACCAGCAGAAGTCGCGCAGCCAGGAagccctccccctcctccagaCGCTCCCCGAGCACTTCGACAACTCACGGACGCCGCACAACAGCCGAGCGGAGCCCGGCAGCCGCCATCGCGAGCAGGAGCTCCTCCCCCTGGTGCCCGCCTCGTACGCCCTGCCCCCGCTGAAGACGATGGGGGAAACAAGCCTAACAGCCAACGCAGAGCTGCTGGCCGATCCGCAGTGGAACGAATGCTTGAAAGCCTGGGTGTCTGGAACACAG GGCTCAGCATTTGCATACATCAGCTTTGCCGGTGCCTTCTCACTCCATGACCGTGGACTTTGTGATTGTCGG CCTGAATTTGAGGATGCCCCCGTGTACCCTTGCCCGAGGTTCTATGCCCACTGGCACCGGGACCCCAACGCCAAGACCAAGGTAAAAGAGGTAAAGAAGAAGGACCTTAAGAAACCAGAGTTCTGGACTTGGAAAGGAAGGACACCCATCTCAGTACCACAGTCAAGACCAAGGAGAAAAG TGACTCCAGTCCTGTGGGAGAATCTGACACCCTCTGACCCCTCACCTGTGGTGGAAAGCAGCCTCTTGATGCCAACGCCAG TTCCTAGTAGTCAACAAGAGGAGAATAGTGACTATGGATCACTGTCAACTG GAAAGCAAACGACGCCGAGTAAAGAGTTTGACAAGCAGTCCGTCATATCAGCCAGCACTG TCAAGACACCGGTAGACCTCTTGCGCCTCCCCAGTCCCCCTTACACTGCCACCACGGTTGACTGGGAAGAGGTCATGAGTTGGGGAGGAGGAGATGGCCAGTTTGAGGAGGACGAGGATGGGAATCTGCTCCTCCCGGGAGAAGTCTCCTCCTCTGGTCTCACCCAGCTCCACTTCACTGTCGACTTCGTGGAGATCCTCCAGCCTGAAGTTTATG GTGAAGCATTGTCCCTTGATGCAAATCAGATGTCATCGGTCGGGTCATACAGCGGACTGgaagtgacctttgaccctcctTTGAAAATTGAGGAACCCTGGGTGCCAGAAGTACAGGACATAGATAGGATTGACTTACACAgtcccccaccctcccccattCCAGCCCCCAAAGTGCCAACTCCACCCCCACCAAGAG AACCAACTCCACCTCCGCCGAAGTCCCCGACCCCGCCACCTCCTAAATCCCCTACCCCTCCGCCCAAATCTCCCACCCCACCTCCATCTCAACCCAAACCGGCACCCAAGCGAAAGCCAAtcgtgaagaagaaaaaggcgCCTGCCCCGCCCAAACCCCCAAAGTGCCCATCTCCAAAGCCCCCTACCCCCAAGCCACCCACCCCCAAGGAGCCCACCCCCAAGCCCCCTACACCCTCCCCTTCTCCAGTCAAGGAACCCAcgcccccaccaccaccaccaaagaTCAAGTTGG AACTGTCGGCATTCTCTTGTGTGC TCTCTCCTCCTGCATTCT TTCCCACCCCAGAGCCCACACCCGAGCCCACGCCTGAACCCGAACCTGCCATCCCCACGCCGGCCCCTCCCACTCCAACCCCTACACCCCCTCCAAAGGAGCCCACGCCTGAACCAGAGAAGGTCCCCCTGCCGCCAGCAGAGAAGGACCCCGAGTTTCTGGCCGAGATGGAGAGACAGAGACTGGCAGAGTTGCGGCGGCAGAAGGCGCTGGAAGCCTTCGAGAGCCTGAAAAAGAAATTTGTGATGCCGGAGAAGGCGGTACCAGAGGAGTTATCATTCAAAGAGT ATGGCTGGCTGGCCCAGTTTTGTATACTAAAAGAAGAGAAGGTCAGAATGTACCAGATGGCTTTTAGTACG GTTGATGAGGATGAAGATGGCTTTTTGAGCCCTTTTGAGACCCTCCTGGCTCTGAAAGGCATCACAGGAGCTTCCACACTGACTGAGAAAGAAGAGGCCTATGTCCTAAGA GTACTGGAGTTGGCAGATTACAACCTGCACCATGGCACAGACTTCAGATTATTTTCCCTCATGGCGGCACTCTACCAAAAGATTTCTTCCATTGA tGTGTTTGTTCGCAATGTGATTGCCAAAATGGACTTGGAAACCTTGGACTGGAAAATATTTCGTGCCAAG GAATTGTTCAACTGGTGCCTGGATGAGACCACCAGGCAGCTGAAGATGGACAAGCTCCTCATCGAGCTGAAGGCGGGCGGGGTGAGCCTGGAGCACCAGCAGGAGTGTGAGGACATCCTGGGCCCCAAGGGCCCCATGGACATGCTGGACTTCCTCACCTACCTACCCCTCTTCATCCTCACCCATGACTCGGTTGTCAAGAATCCCCTCGACATGACGATGGACAAATGA